In Bacillota bacterium LX-D, the genomic window GTGAACCAGGGCGTCCGGCGGAAAGTACGTCCTACCTATGGCTTTACCGTACCGGACGGGAAGGACCGGCAATAGTCCTCTATGATTACCAGACGACCCGGGCGAGCAAGCATCCCCGCCAGTTTTTATCTGGCTTTAAGGGGTATTTGCACGTCGACGGCTATGCCGGCTATAATGGGCTGCCAGACATCACTTTAGTTGGGTGTTGGGCCCATGCCCGGCGCAAGTTTGATGAGGCGCTTAAAGCGTTGCCGGTGGAAAAGCGCAATACAGCGGTAGCTGCCAAAGAGGGATTGGAGTTCTGCAACCAACTCTTTGCCATCGAGCGTGAAATACACGATGCTACACCGGAGGAAAGATACAAAACTCGGTTAGAGCGCAGCCGTCCAATACTGGAGGCTTTTTTGGCATGGCTAAAATTCCAAAAGCCAAGAGTATTGCCGAAAAGTGCTTTTGGGCAGGCTATTAGCTACTGCCTCAGTCAGTGGGATAAGCTGACGGCCTTCTTGCAAGACGGAAAGTTGGAACTGGACAATAACCGCAGTGAACGTTCGATTAAACCGTTTGTCGTCGGACGTAAAAATTGGCTGTTTGCCAACACCCCCAAAGGAGCCAAAGCCAGTGCAACGATATATAGCATTGTTGAATCAGCCAAGGAAAATGCTTTAAATCCATTTAACTATCTTCAGTATCTGTTTGAAAAACTGCCTAACGTTGACATCCAAGATAAGAACGCTATAGATGAACTGCTTCCCTGGTCGAGCGCTTTGCCGTCAGAGTGCCGCATTCAAAAATAAGATTTACACAAAGCCCGCCCTGCTTTCAAGGTGGGCTTTATTTTACGCTTACTTATTGATAATACCAATGAAAACCCTGATCCGCTTATAAGGCTGCTATTCATCCTGAATCAAATTGCGGAATATTTTTTAAGCATGAGTTTAGGCAGCATCATTCAACTGTTACGTAAGAATCCCGAGATATTTGATAAGGAAGTATATGCTGTAACGAAGCACGAAGATAAGGAACGGTTAAACAAACTACTAAAGTCGGTATTAGACAGATATAACGACATTGATCAACAGTATGACATTAATGCTGTTATTACCATGCTTAAGGAAACTGGTCTTGCAAAATCAGAATATATTGAATCGATAACCGATAACGAAGCGGGCTGACCCCCTAAAATTGGAGAATATCCACTTGATTCTTTCTCAGTAATAGTGAAGCTATAATTTTCTACCTAATGGTAAATAATACCATCCAATAGTTTTAAAACGACTGCTTATCCAACCTCCTCCAATTTTAGCTGCCTTCCTTATGCTGTCAAGGGCAAGGGCTAAAGCCTGCTTCGCACCCTTGACACCAATTGCGGAAGCCTGCTTATTTGTAGCTGAGGTTGGCTAGTAGGATTACAGTATTAGGCGATAAGAGGTTGGACTGAGTTAGCTAATTGCCCTTTTGTAAAGGCTTTGTAAAACTCATTAGGAGCCATATACTTTATACTGCTATGTCTACGCCTATTGTTGTAGTAATCAATGTATTCACTAATAGCCCCATATACTTCCATAAAGCTGTCAAATTCATGGCGGCTGTAGCATTCATCTTCTAGAATAGAGTGGAATGACTCTATATAGGCATTCATATTAGGTGTTTTTACAGGAATTCTTTCATGCTTTATATTCCATCTATCACAAGTTTCTTTAAACAGTTTAGCAATAAATTGGGGCCCATTGTCTGTTCTTATCACCGGCATTTTCATACCGGGAGTTAAGTTACGTTTTTTAAGGGCATTTATAAGTACCCTGCAGGCATCCTTTGCCGTGGCGCTTAATCCTACATGGTAACCTACTATCGATCTATCAAATACATCTATGGCTGATAGTTGGAAGAAAAATTGACTGGTTCCGGCAATGTAGCCATACTTTAAATCCATTTGCCAAAGCTGATTAGGGCCAGTTATTTTCTCTCGTTTAGCGAGCTTCTTAGGACGTTTGGGATATATTTTTCGCTGGGGACGTAAAATATCAAGTTCTTTGCAAAGCGCTATAAGCTCACAAAGGTATTCTTTGATAAGTTCATCCGGTATCTTTTCTCCCTTTTTGTTCAGTGAATAGCCTGGTATTTTACGTCCCGTCTGCTTTTTTGTTGATGTTTGTTCCCCTTTGCTTTCTTTAGTGATGTTGTAGTAATAGGTGGATGTAGCTAGACCGACAGAGTTGAGAACAGTAGTTGCGTTGTATCCCTTTTCTATCCACCTCTTAGCAATGGCAACTCTGCCGGTTACCGAGGGTTTTTACAATTCATCAAATCCTTTAGAATTGCCAATTGTAGTTCTTTCTCGGCAAGAAGACGTTTTAATCTGTCATTTTCTGTACTTACTTCTTTAAGCTGTTTTTCCATGGCTTTGTGTTGCCGCTCACGAACTTTGACGGTAGGATTCTCACCGCCAATGGCGTAAGACTTTAGCCGCCGACACGCCACTTAAGTGAGAATTCAGCCGCCATTCATTTACAGTTTAGGAGGGCCAGTCACCCGGCCACTCCCCGCTGCCGATCAAAATCGGCCAGCACTCTGGCAATATGGGATTCTTCGATTACTTCGTGACCACGTTGGGCCGCGTCATAAAGGGCCTGACTGCAGATCTGGTTAATGATACGCGGGATGCCCTGACTGGTTGCATGGACCAAGGCCATAGCACTTTCGGAAAAAACAGGGATAGCCATGCCGGCTGTCTTCATCTGGTGGCGGATGTAATGAGCAGTCTCCTCCGGGCTAAGCCCTCCCAGGTGATACTGCAGAGTAATCCTTTGGGCAATGGCCTCATACTTTTTGAGCCGTAAGGTCCGCCGCAGTTCGGGTTGTCCCACCAGGATCAGAGGAAAGAGGGAGCAAGAGTCCATCTGGTAGCTCACCACAAACCGGAGTTCCCCCAGCATGGCCTCACTCATTTCTTGCGCCTCGTGCACCACCACGACCAGAGCTTTTTCCGCCTGTTCCTGCCTGGCCTCTAGCACATCGGCCCAGAGGCGTTTGGCCTTAGCCAGGGAAAAAGGTGGCACTTCTCCCACATGCCGCAGGAGTTCCCCGTAGAAATCACGAGGCTTGAGGCTGGCGCTGGAGATGTAGATAGGGAGATAACGCACGGGATCAAGGTTTTGAAACAGGCGGCGGATAAGGGTTGACTTACCGCTTCCCACCTCGCCCGTTAAAAGACCCAGGTAGCGGTTTTCCACCATAAGTTGCAAGCGGGCCAGAGCTTCCCGGTGGGCTAAAGACTCGTACAGGTCCGAAGGGTCGATCTGGCGGCTAAAGGGTTTAGTCATGGATATTACCTCCCTTGGGGGCATAGGTCAGAGGCTCTCCGGCAAGTGATTCTTTACGTTTATATTCTGCTGCCTGAAAGAAGGAAATTCCTTCTGTGTCCGGTGCCACCTTTTGTGGCTCTTCTGGTTTTACCCGGCGGTCACGGGAACGGACCAGGTTTAAGGGGATAGCATCAGCATATTGCTTTTTACCACACCAGACCTGAATAGAAGAGAGGTCGAAGGGGTCATAGCGTAAAAGTACCTTCTGGCCCACCAACTCCAGGTCCACTTCGTAGAGGTTACCATCAACCTTAATACAGCCGGTCTTGTCAACTTTTCGTTTTTCTTCCCAAAGGAAGATGTCCATGAGTTCTGTAAAGGAGATGCGGCGGGGCTGTCGCTGGCTGGCAGCCAACCGGACTTTGGGGGGTTCACCGGTGCCGCCGTGTACCCGCAGGTGGTAGTAGCCGTCCAGCCAGGCGGCCAGAGCGCAGTTCAATTCTTCTATGACGGCGTCTGGAACACCCCGCTTCAAGATGGCTTTACGGAAAGCATCTTCTAAGGCCGGTAGCCTCTGGTCGAGGTAAAACTCCCCGTGGCACAAAAGCCGAGTGGCATCGTCAATAAAGGCAACCAGGTAAGTCCTGACTTTTCGTTTAGGGTTTTCGGGATGGGGTAAATACGGCCCGTATTTGATGTCTGCCTGCCACAGACGGTTCCGCTCTCCTTTTTGAAAGCGCCTGTGACCAGGTAGGGTTTGATTGGCTTCTGGCTTGGTTAAGCCGAGGCGCGACAGATGTCTGTTCAAGGTAGAACGGGCCAGTTCTCCCGGCCGGGTTTTCTGCTCCCCTTCCAGGATCTCGATAACCTGGCTGACACTTCGTTCGGGTAGCTCAGTCTTAAGTTTAACTGCCTCCCGGATAATCTCCGGGGCGATCGCCCGGCTGTTTCCCTGGTCGGACCTGACTTTTGACATAAGTCCGGACAATCCCTGTTGTCGGTAAAGTTGAATGTAACGGCGCAGGGTACGCGACGAAATCTCCCCACGGGCCAGAATCTCATTTCGCCGCCGGCGCTTTTCCGCTGCTTCCAAATCCGGTTCAAGCAAAGGAGCAATCAGGGCGAAGCGCTTAAGCGCAGTATCCTGTTGGGTGTACTTCTCTTCTGACATCCAGACCATCTCCTTGTTAAAATATGGTGTTTTTTCCACCATACCACGATTTAATGATGGCCAGGAGCCTAAACTATGTGGAATTGGTTACAGCCAGAGGCCGACCACGTCCATGGTCAGCCAGATGTTTACCGCTCACAATACCGACGTAGAATCTATAGGAGGCAATTTATCTAAGGCGGCCCGTAACTGTTGCCAGGGAGAAGGCCAATTTTCCTTGATGAGTGAATCTATTCGTTTTGATAATCGGAAAGCCAGGCTTTCCAGCACGCCGACGGCCTCACTGTACCGCTTGAGAAACCGACGCACCACCGGCGGGTGGTGGGAATGTCCTGCCCACCTTGGACCCGTTCTGGCGGTACCTGATCATCAACTACTTCCTCTACCGCCGGTGCAATAATATCCATTGAATAATGACGATAGGGAGAAATGAAATCGGGGAGGATGGCATGGGTGCGGCGACAGTTACCGCAACGGAAGCGTGCTATAGGAATTCTCGCTACGGTTTCATCTGCCGTAATCAGTTTGCGCAAATACTGGCCGTGAGCAGCCATTTTAGTTTGACACAGAGGGCAAAACCACTGTTTTTGCCCCAAAATATGTAAATATTTTTCTAAATACTCCTTTACTGAAGTGCCTAAATACGTTACAATCAAGGCGACGGAATGTGGGAAAGCCTTCAGTAAGGGAGAGTGCCAGCTCGTTTAACCTTACTTGAAGGCTTTTCCTTTTCTCCTTGTTCAGATTCTTTCTGTTATTTTTCGTCAAGAGAAGAAGAAATCCTTTTTCTAAACGGCAACTGAATCTGAGCAAGGTAAGGTCAAATAGTGCGGGCAGAAACAATTGTTGTTACCTCATAACTACCGCAGGGACTGACCGTAACAGCATCTGCTGGGAGATCCACCAAAAGGCTGAGGATATTTTAAAGGGGCGGAAAATCGACCCTACCTTTTATCCTGTCATCTACGGCATTGATGATGATGACGACTGGACAGATGAAAGAAACTGGTACAAAGTTAACCCGTCCTTGGGTGTGACGGTGGACATAGAAAAGCTACGGGATGCCTTTAACAGCGCTAAAGATAATCCAGCTGAGGAAAACCTATTCCGGCAGCTTCGGTTAAACCAATGGGTGAAGCAGTCGGTCAGGTGGATGCAGATGGACAAATGGGAGGTCTGCAGCCTTCCCGTTAATGCAGACGAACTCCAAGGGTGAATTTGCTACGGGGGTTTAGACTTATCCTCTACGACAGACATAACTGCCTTCGTGCTGGTTTTTTCACCGGAGGCGGAGGAGGACAAGTATCAGGTGCTGCCCTTTTTCTGGATTCCGGAGGAGAACCTTCAGATTCGGTTGCGGCGGGACCATGTGCCCTATGATGTGTGGGAAAGACAAGGGTATCTTAAAACCACTGAGGGTAATGTAGTGCACTACGGCTTTATCGAGACCTTTATTGAGGAACTCGGCACCCAATATAATATCAAAGAAATTGCCTTTGATCGCTGGGGAGCGGTCCAGATGGTGCAAAACCTTGAGGGCATGGGCTTTACGGTAGTGCCCTTCGGACAAGGGTATAAGGATATGTCACCGCTCACCAAGGAACTTATGAAGCTTGTACTGGAAGGGAAAATCGCCCATGGAGGAAACCCGGTGCTGCGCTGGATGATGGACAATATCTATGTTAAAACCGACCCGGCAGGCAATATCAAGCCGGACAAAGAAAAAAGCACCGAGCGGATTGACGGTGCTGTTGCTTTAATTATGGCCTTGGACAGAGCACTAAGACATGAAGGCAGCGGTTCGGTTTATGATTCAAGAGGGTTACTTGTACTATAGCTTATAAGTTATCAATGTCTTTATCAGGATCGTATCCTTTTCTCAAAGCGCTGTCCCTACGATATACTACATTTGTAACGGAACAATTGAGTTCTTGAGCGGTTTCCCTCAAAGACATCTTGCGATTAAAAATACAATCTACAACCTTCTGCTCCGCATCTGACAGTTTAGCTTTTACAATGGGAAGGTATCCATGCTTCACTAGCCAGTTGTAATATTTTTTGGCCGCATTGATGCTGACACCAAGCTTACGAGCAACCCCTGAATGTGTTTCACCGCTCTTATAGAGTTCCAGTGCCATTGCATAATTCTCGTTATCTGGCAGCGGAGTTTTCGGTACAAAGGCAGAATCCTGTAGAGATCCCTCAGTGCTCATTTTGGCATTATCGTCTCCGCGCAGTCTTGCTAAAATGCGAGCCTCGGCTTCCTGTAGTTCTTCCCTAACAATAGTCTCAATGTCAGTATAATTCATGATGTCCTCCTTTCACAATATTACGTTTTACGTTAAACACTAACACCACTTAACACTTACAGCATATCGCTAATAAGTATAATAAGTCAATGCTCATTTTTTATTTTTAGGAGCGTGTTGCATTTATGGGATATTTTGAAGTGAAAATTTGAGAACTAGCATTGATGAACTAGAAGTATCCCTGGGGGTAACGAATAGCTAATCTTAAAATCTCCCCCAAAGCGCAAAAGGATATGCTGGAGATACTATTATCAAGATTCAAACGTGCGTCTTGATTATTTAGCATAATTATGATAAAATTATGCTAAACTAAATGTGGAGGTGTTATTCTATGCCACAGATCAGGCCGGTATCGGATTTGCGAAATAATTTCGCAGAGATTTCAAGGGTTGTCCACGAAACTTCCGAGCCTGTTTTTCTTACAAAAAATGGGTATGGAGATATGGTTGTGATGAGCTTTGAAGCCTATGAAAAGCTACAATTTGAAAGTGAAGTGTATTTCAAATTGAAGGAAGCGGAACTGCAAGCAAAACAAACCAATCAGCGCTTTTCCCATAAAGAGGTCTTCGACAGTTTGAGGCAAACTTTGCAGGAAAAGGCAGACGGCGGGAATGTATGAAATCATTTACCTTCCGATAGCCAAACAGGATATAACGGACATTATCCTGTATATATCCGACCAGTTAAATGCGCCAAAGGCGGCAATGGATTTGCTGGATGCATTAGAGCATTCTATCTCCCTGTTAAGGGATTTTCCTTATGCACACAAGATATACCGCCCTATAAAGCCTTTGGTAGAAGATTATCGAATGCTGATTGTGAAAAATTATGCTGTTTTTTACGTTGTTCGGGAAGAGGAGAAAATAGTTGAAGTCCATCGCGTAATATATGCAAAGATGGATTTGACAAAATTGATCAAATAAAAAATACTAAAACCATAAAAAAGGCAAATATTAATAAACCTGTATTTTTATTAGCACTTCTTCGGAGGTGCTTTTTCCATGCCCGAAAAAGGGAGGTGAAGCCTTGCGCATACCTTTTCTCTCAAAATTAATAGAACGAAGAACCATAAGCCTTGATGCCAAAATCAGGGCTTTTTTACTGGGTGAAGATATCGGAATCCAGTCCAATGCCGGTGTAAACGTCAGTGAATACAATGCCATGACCTCCACAGCGGTCTATGCCTGTGTGAGGGTCTTGGCTGAAACGGTGGCCAGCCTCCCCCTGCCGTTATATAAGAGGCTTGACCGGGGCAAAGAAAAAGCAACCTACCACCCTTTGTACTTTCTTCTACACGACTTGCCCAATCCGGAGATGACCAGTTTCACCTTCCGGGAAACCCTGATGAGCCACCTTCTTTTATGGGGGAACGCCTATGCTCAGGTAATAAGGGACAGCAAGGGGAATGTGGCCGAGCTCTGGCCCCTGTTACCTGACCGGATGTCGGTGGAGAGAGACTTGGAAAGCGGAGAGCAGTTTCAGCTTAATGAAATCTGCCGCATTTTCCGGGTACCGCCTCACCTGGTGGGGGACTTGTCCCGAGCCACTTTCAGCAATGTAGAGCATCAATCCCTGGATTTTGTCGTCCACACCATCAGGCCCTGGCTGGTTCGCTGGGAACAAGCCATTACAAAATGCCTTTTGAGGGAAGGGGAGAGAAAAATATATTTCCCCAAGTTCACCGTCGATGGCCTTCTTAGAGGCAATATGCTGCCAGTCTCTCTGGTGGGCAGTAAAACAGAGGGAGGTGAGAACTTAAATGGACAAACAGAAAAGAAGACAGGCTGAGCCAGCGCAGCTGGAGAGAAGAACGGTATCCATGACGGAGCTCAGGGTACTTAGCGAGGGTGATGAAGAAGCGACAAAGCCCATCATCGAAGGACATGCCGCTGTTTTCAACCGGTGGTCGGAGGAGCTTGGCGGCATGTTTCCCTTCCGGGAAAAAGTAATGCCGGGAGTTTTCAAGGAGACTATCCAGGTGGATGACATCCGGGCGCTGTTTAACCATGACCCCAATTATGTGCTGGGCAGGAACCGTTTAGGCACCCTTGAACTCAAGGAAACGCAAAAGGGGCTGCTGGTAAGGATAACACCTCCGGAAACGCAGTGGGCAAAAGATTTGTTAGTCAGCATAGACCGAGGAGACATTTCGCAAATGTCCCTCGGTTTTTTAGTTATTGAGGACCGCTGGGGTACCGAGGACGGTGGGGATATCAGGGAGCTTCACAAGGTAAAGCTTTTTGATGTTTCTCCGGTAACCTTTCCGGCATACCCTCAGACAGATGTCGGTGTTAGGGACGCGCTTTTAAGCTATGAGAGGCATTTAAAGGATTGTCCGAGGCGGCAGAGTCCCGCGCAAGGCAGCGGTTGGAACTGATAAAACGGAAAATAGAACTACTTTGACAGGAGGT contains:
- a CDS encoding DDE-type integrase/transposase/recombinase, encoding MAKRWIEKGYNATTVLNSVGLATSTYYYNITKESKGEQTSTKKQTGRKIPGYSLNKKGEKIPDELIKEYLCELIALCKELDILRPQRKIYPKRPKKLAKREKITGPNQLWQMDLKYGYIAGTSQFFFQLSAIDVFDRSIVGYHVGLSATAKDACRVLINALKKRNLTPGMKMPVIRTDNGPQFIAKLFKETCDRWNIKHERIPVKTPNMNAYIESFHSILEDECYSRHEFDSFMEVYGAISEYIDYYNNRRRHSSIKYMAPNEFYKAFTKGQLANSVQPLIA
- a CDS encoding AAA family ATPase, with protein sequence MTKPFSRQIDPSDLYESLAHREALARLQLMVENRYLGLLTGEVGSGKSTLIRRLFQNLDPVRYLPIYISSASLKPRDFYGELLRHVGEVPPFSLAKAKRLWADVLEARQEQAEKALVVVVHEAQEMSEAMLGELRFVVSYQMDSCSLFPLILVGQPELRRTLRLKKYEAIAQRITLQYHLGGLSPEETAHYIRHQMKTAGMAIPVFSESAMALVHATSQGIPRIINQICSQALYDAAQRGHEVIEESHIARVLADFDRQRGVAG
- a CDS encoding DUF6431 domain-containing protein, giving the protein MAAHGQYLRKLITADETVARIPIARFRCGNCRRTHAILPDFISPYRHYSMDIIAPAVEEVVDDQVPPERVQGGQDIPTTRRWCVGFSSGTVRPSACWKAWLSDYQNE
- a CDS encoding type II toxin-antitoxin system Phd/YefM family antitoxin — its product is MPQIRPVSDLRNNFAEISRVVHETSEPVFLTKNGYGDMVVMSFEAYEKLQFESEVYFKLKEAELQAKQTNQRFSHKEVFDSLRQTLQEKADGGNV
- a CDS encoding type II toxin-antitoxin system RelE/ParE family toxin, producing the protein MYEIIYLPIAKQDITDIILYISDQLNAPKAAMDLLDALEHSISLLRDFPYAHKIYRPIKPLVEDYRMLIVKNYAVFYVVREEEKIVEVHRVIYAKMDLTKLIK
- a CDS encoding phage portal protein → MSLDAKIRAFLLGEDIGIQSNAGVNVSEYNAMTSTAVYACVRVLAETVASLPLPLYKRLDRGKEKATYHPLYFLLHDLPNPEMTSFTFRETLMSHLLLWGNAYAQVIRDSKGNVAELWPLLPDRMSVERDLESGEQFQLNEICRIFRVPPHLVGDLSRATFSNVEHQSLDFVVHTIRPWLVRWEQAITKCLLREGERKIYFPKFTVDGLLRGNMLPVSLVGSKTEGGENLNGQTEKKTG
- a CDS encoding HK97 family phage prohead protease — encoded protein: MDKQKRRQAEPAQLERRTVSMTELRVLSEGDEEATKPIIEGHAAVFNRWSEELGGMFPFREKVMPGVFKETIQVDDIRALFNHDPNYVLGRNRLGTLELKETQKGLLVRITPPETQWAKDLLVSIDRGDISQMSLGFLVIEDRWGTEDGGDIRELHKVKLFDVSPVTFPAYPQTDVGVRDALLSYERHLKDCPRRQSPAQGSGWN